In one Macaca nemestrina isolate mMacNem1 chromosome 2, mMacNem.hap1, whole genome shotgun sequence genomic region, the following are encoded:
- the LOC105480614 gene encoding large ribosomal subunit protein eL14 isoform X1 produces the protein MVFRRFVEVGRVAYVSFGPHAGKLVAIVDVIDQNRALVDGPCTQVRRQAMPFKCMQLTDFILKFPHSARQKYVRQAWQKADINTKWAATRWAKKIEARERKAKMTDFDRFKVMKAKKMRNRIIKNEVKKLQKAALLKASPKKAPGTKGTAAAAAAAAAKVPAKKMTTASKKAPAQKVPAQKATGQKAAPAPKAQKGQKAPAQKAPAPKASGKRA, from the exons ATG GTGTTCAGGCGCTTCGTGGAGGTTGGCCGGGTGGCCTACGTCTCCTTTGGACCTCATGCCGGAAAATTGGTCGCGATTGTAGATGTTATTGATCAGAACAGG GCTTTGGTCGATGGACCTTGCACTCAAGTGAGGAGACAGGCCATGCCTTTCAAGTGCATGCAGCTCACTGATTTCATCCTCAAGTTTCCACACAG TGCCCGCCAGAAGTATGTCCGACAAGCGTGGCAGAAGGCAGACATCAATACAAAATGGGCAGCCACACGATGGGCCAAAAAGATTGAAGCCAGAGAAAGG aaagcCAAGATGACAGATTTTGATCGTTTTAAAGTTATGAAGGCAAAGAAAATG AGGAACAGAATAATCAAGAATGAAGTTAAGAAGCTTCAAAAGGCAGCTCTCCTGAAAGCTTCTCCCAAAAAAGCACCTGGTACTAAGggtactgctgctgctgctgctgctgctgctgctaaagTTCCAGCAAAAAAGATGACCACCGCGAGTAAAAAGGCTCCAGCCCAGAAGGTTCCTGCCCAGAAAGCCACAGGCCAGAAGGCTGCGCCTGCTCCAAAAGCTCAGAAGGGTCAAAAAGCTCCAGCCCAGAAAGCACCTGCTCCAAAGGCATCTGGCAAGAGAGCATAA